In the Triplophysa dalaica isolate WHDGS20190420 chromosome 8, ASM1584641v1, whole genome shotgun sequence genome, TGCGTcaatgagtgcgtttacatgcagtcTTACTCCGATTATGCTTAAGAAGCTGATAACGTGTAAGGTCATGTAAATGCATAAAACGGTTTTCTTTATCGGGTAAAGGTCATAAGCGCCGTAAGTAAAACCCACTGGTCAGAGAAAGTTTTTTGCTCATTACTCAGATTTCGCgctgcatgtaaacgcctttactggttttctttcagttttgtttatgtgcgcatgtctgacaCCAgaatagtaaaagtcccaaatggaagtaatagtaaaataatgtgtaaaagTCCGCTCTGTAATCAAGCAGATGATGTAGAAACGTtttgttgcatatgcaggtactTGTActtgagaagagatataaaaatacagcttctgaccgcTGCATGTTTAATGACTAAACAGACTATCAACGGTGACGTAACTGCACGAGAGAAACCCGGAATGGCTCAAACCTCTATGTAGATGCGATTTTCTGTGTAGCCGGTTTATTAATGTGACCACAGATTtcaacatgttaaataaaatccttAATGAATGCAAAGAATTGTGAAAAGGGCATCAGATCTgcgctcttaaaggggccgcattcttaaacctgctgctgtaactcctgtctttttcttttttaaagttttaattctatatttaatttagaatttagcatAAAGAGTGTAATGTGTTTGATAACTTGATtccatttctgtatatttcctacctgttagacATTAGCGCTCTCAATTGTACTGTACTTCAATGTTAAATGCcaataattaatgttaaaataaagaaaaaataataaatttaatGGAGTACCAATACCAGAATATTGCCTGTTGATGTTTTATAAGAAATCTGTTATTTCTACATTCATTAGGagattaaatgtatatttaaaaacatcaatgttATGTTTGATTTTAGTGTATTGACAGCACTAATATACATAAATTATCTAGACTTATGGCTTATTTAAGGGTTATAATTTAGTCTGGAGAGCGGCAAGCATTACATGTTGCCATGCTCCTTGTGTGGAGATTCCAGCTTGTTATTGTGTTATGTGGTTGTTCAGGTGCGGGCGGATCAGAATGAAGTGCGACATCTGACATCAGGTAATTGGGAAGTGTCACAGATTCTGGCTTACGATGAGAACCCGCACAGCATGTGAGTAAAACCAACTTTTTTGTTGTCACCAAATTAATTAATTTCCATTCAATTGTATTTGTATAACACTTTTTACGAAACAACTTTTTTCTTCTGGGAACAAGACATACACATTTCTCATCAAGGTTTTAGGTTATTTTATATGATCCAGCTAGAATTTTGATTGTGTATTTTCTACCCAAGAGAGCCCATGTGTAAACACAGCAATAAGCTTTGCAAAGTCTTGATTCTGTTTATTAATGCATGCAttcagatatttcctgagcACCGAAGGTTCGCCCCGGCGCAGACAGCTCTACAGGTGAGAGTGTAAAGTTCATATCATCTCATAATcacataaatgacatatttataaaacGGCATCTGTGATTTCTACCTGTTTCTAGGAGTGAAATATCAAGCAGTGATTTTAAAAGGGTTATAGATCCTAAATTAAAgaacatgcaattaaactgcggctgaaatatgttattgttaaaaaaaatcaggcatctgatttgttatttttttgcgTGTCAACAGCGTGTCAACAGTGGGATTGTTTCCACGGCGATGTCTGACATGCGAATTGAGTAAAGCTCAATGCACGTTCTTCAGTGCAGTTTTTAGCCCAAACAAACATCACGTCATACTACACTGCAAAGGTATGAAGAAGAGACAACGcagattattcatattttaccGTATATCTCAGCCAGTCAATCAAGTTTTAAAGAAATGCAGATTTCTTTAAGCCTAACTCGAGGGGTAAACTGTTCTCCATGTAAACGTTGAGTTGTGTACTCTACTTATTGTCGGCTCTTGcggcaaaatgtaaaatgctccCTCATTTGTGAGTTGATGTGGATTAAATTGTCTGCTGAATTAACCCATTTGGAATATATGAGTATTGTATTGCATGCTATGCTGATAGTTCTTCTGTGGAAGTGCCAGTACCTTAAAATGTTACTCATGCAGACATAGGTCCATCATCACTGCTAGGGCTGCAACGATTAGTCGACATTATCGATAAGGTTGACAGTAAAAATTTGTCGATAAATCATtttgttgtcgagtagtcgtttgatttCACATGATGTATTTTAAGGGCCCGCAAAAACGTGGTTTGACCTGTGTGGCGCTGTAGCGCGACAACCCTTCAAGAGGCAACAAAATAGAAGAACATGCCGAATGCCAATGCAAGCTGAACAAGCAAATTCCCAAGAGAGATTTTTGCATCTTACTCCTATTTGGCCTAGCATATAAACACATTAAGTGACAGAGCGAGCGTTTTGCAGTTAGGGACAAGGAAATATACTGCAAACTCTTTCTTGACCCCCAAAAACATGTTCTCTTAGAAACTGAagtatattgtttaaaatgctcCATCTGTACCTGTATAAGAGGATTAAACGTCCCGGCTGAATAAACAATAGATAGAGCCCTGCCCAAAATACCATAGAAAATGTCATGGATTAGGGcaatttaaatgcttttcatgGAAACTTTAATGGTCTAATGTTTATTGGTACGTGAGGAATTCTATTGGTGGGAATAATGCCTAAAACACACTACGAAAATGAGTTTTGTAACggatttaatgaaaaatactaCAGAAATACATAATACTATTTCAATGGAAACCATTCTCTCTTTGATGGGTTCTAATGGGTTTCTATTGTTTCTTTCCAGCTGGGTTAGCCtatatttatcttaaataaatCATGTAATTGATCAGTCTTTAGAGTTGCAAGCTTAGAAATCAAAGTGCAATTGTGTCAATGCTCTGCCTTATTTAAAACAGAGTAGCAGCAGTTTAACTATTGATGACTATTGATTGAAGACAGAAACCTGATGGAAATTTCTCCATTCAGCTGGCTCGAAGTTCAATCTACAATTTTCAAAGGCTGAAATAATGTCCTTGTTTAATTTGTTAGTTAAAATAGGTCAAAcgcaatattttaatgaattgcaAAAATTGAATAATCGATCAAAACCTACTGATGATGATTAATCTGCGAATGAATCGATTATTAGTTTTATAATTGGTCTAATAGTGGTTAGATGAATCGATTATCAAAATGATTctttgttgcagccctaatcaCTGTGTTCACGTGTTTTGGACTATTGCTCTCATCCTCTTCCCTAAGTTCCCCATTTAAATTTCATGATAATGATAATTTAATCACCCAAATCATGAAGACATATAACGTGTCATTAAACATCCAAGAACTTTTGAACGGTCTTCTTTCTCCACACCTGTAAACACTGGGTCGGAACTTCCATTTACGTCAAATATGAATACTGTGAAGTTTATTTCAGGGAAACCTTCTGTAGTGAAAGGACTGTGAGTTTGTAGAATCAGCATAAGAATGGCCACTTATGATGCTACATCGAGCGTCAGGACATAGTAGTGTTGATGCTGGATCTCACTGGTTGATGTGGTTCATTTGCAGGTCCTGGAGCCCCAGCGGTGATCATACACACCTTAAACACTGCCAGTGAGTTCTGatctcttcatcatctgtgttcTGATTCACATGTTTCTAGATCATTCCTCCACAGCACGTTTGTACAAAAAAGTCTCATGCTTTTTAATCTCTTGTCAGATTATTACATCTTGGAAAATAATGCAGTCCTCAAAGCTGCTCTTAGATACAAAAGAATCCAAATGACGGAATACAAAAGCATCCAGACTGACCACTTCggtaaagtttttattttattttgtttgtttggttgcaTACGTACTGGATATTCTGTTAATCTATCTTTTTCATGTCTTGTGCTTTAAAAGCATTATATtgatcattaaatattaacataatattCTTCATGTGCATTATCTGCTGTTCTTTCAGAGTTGCCGCTAAAGATTGCATATCCACCCGACTTCTCTGATTCACGTACTTACGCTCTTCTTCTGCTGATGTAAGcagatctgtgtttgtgtgtttgtgtatgcatgtgtgagTTTACAGCTCCAAATTCATATGATGGCAGTTTTTAGgtcagttttagtttagttttagtttgGGGAGACAGGATAATATTTGTTGCCACCCTTGCCTGGGtgcaaaattcattttttttctggaaTGTAAATCAATGCAGGATACAATTTTAGTCTGTTActattatatatttaacaacaaaatTTGATAAAGCACATGAAGCCGTGTTTTTTCTGTGTGCATCAGTGACAGTGCCCCTGGTAGCCAGCAGGTGAATGAGCAGTATTCACTTGACTGGGACTCTGTGCTGGTCAGCTCCGACAGTGTTATTGTGGCCCGTCTTGATGGCAGAGGGAGTGGCTTCCTGGGTCAGAAGGTTTTACAGGAGGTGCACAAGCGTCTGGGAGTTGTGGAAATTCAGGATCATCTAACTGCTGTCAAGTAAGAATGAAGGATGGATTGGATTTGTAATAAAGAAAGTTAATTCTGTCTTTACTTACTGACCGTAATGTTGACATTAGCAGCATGTATACACTGCTTTGAGATGCTTTTGCTTCTGTTTTAGTTACCTGTTGGAAAAGGGTTACATTGACCGATCCAGGATTGGTGTGTTTGGTCGGGTAAGATGCAGTTTGAGTATCGTCTAACCTTTAGGTCACATTCCTCTCATGAAGGCATCGCCGCTATTGTTGCTGTTGTGTCTTTCTGCAGAACTATGGAGGAAATATCGCACTTCAGCTCATTAAATCTACCGAGAATGTGTTTCGCTGTGCAGCGGCCATGTCACCTGTCACTGACTGGTCTTTGTATGGTAAGTGGAGTCATTGCTGTAATTCTTCACCATAATGCTTGTAATAGAAACCGAGTTAGACATGAGGATGGAGTAAAACTGATCAgcggctctctctctctctctctctctcagcctcTGCATTCTCTGAGCGGTATCTAGGATCTCCTCTCCAGGACGACAGCAGATATCAGGTCTGTTCTGGTCTAATGTTTCTAAACTCAAACTCTGATGAGAAGTAATTGAAATGTAACACAAcgttttatttgtagttttcCAGTGTGCTTCAGAATCCACAGAGCTTTAGGGATCAAACACTAATGTTATTACACGCTACTGCAGATGGTAAGTGCcatcagtgtgtgagtgtgtgtgtctgtgtgtgtatgtgtttttgtgtgtgtggggggggttGGTTAGCTTTGCTAACTTACAGGTTCTCATGTAGTTTTGGACATTAAATCGGGGAATGCCTCTGTCTTGATGTTTACATTACTACTATTGCAACCCATGAAGAAATACTGATTTGAAATTTTCTAATGAATGCCATGTTTTTCCATTCAGCAAACATTCATTTCCAGCACACAGCTGAGCTTATTAAGAACCTTGTGAAGGTTGGAGCGAACTACACTCTACAGGTACTAAAACCTGCTCAGTAGCAGCAGATCAAgtccaccaccaccaccaccaaacCAAAAATATTCTTTCATAGATTAGGACTAATAGAAATTCAGTACTCCTGCATTTATTCAGTGTTAGTTTTGAACCAGTCAGAAAATGCTGTGGCTGAATCTAGCAGTTTTCATGAAAAAGGAATAAACTAATATACAAGTTGTTTTATCAGTCAGAGTTTACAGTAGGGGTGCACAAACTTGTTCCTGAAGGGCTAGCAAGTTTCTGCTGTGTCTAATGAGACCTTGTTGAGCTggatcaggtgtgtttggtaaGGGTTGGAGCAGAACTCTGCAGGACACCGGTCCTCCGCGACCGACCCTGGGAAGCCCTGCTTTACAGTGTTGATGGTCCTTTTTTCATTGTTGTCAATGTACTTTCACCAGGTTAGGGTGTTGATGTGTAGATGTGTAGCACCACGGTTCTGTAgaacattatattttttgcttttgtttgtcTCCACACACATAGGTACAAAGCTCACTTGAACTTTTTGTTTAGATTTATCCAGACGAGGGTCACTTCTTGTCCAAAAACAGCAGACGGCACATGGCGGCGACACTCAGCAGCTACTTCAGATCATGTCTGCAGGAGGAAATGCTTCCTGTCagggaggaagaggaggaggaagcaGAGTGAAGATTACAGcagcgcacacacatacacaatgaTACAACACACACCCATTGGGACAGTAAAACACACTGGACATTGAGACAAACATATATAGTAgaacgcacagacacacactgtgTGCACTGACACCTACTGCTttgagaaagatagagagagacagtgagagtgagagagtgtacactgtatatgcatgtgtgtatcTGTTGTATAGGATGGATGGATGTCTGAGGTATGTGagagtgtgtttttgtgtaccTGGCTAGTAGATTTGGGTTAAAAATGGATTGAAATTCAAAGACAATTATGGAATAGTTGACATATCACCAAGATCTTCAAGTGGAATGGGCTTCTCTGATTGGCTCATCCACAGCACAGACACGTCCATCAGCCATTGCATGTCCTGTTCTTTTGATCACTCTCCATCTACCTGTATGTCATCCTTCAGAAGGAGCACTGCATTCTGACTGTCATTTCACAGAAAAGGCTCACTGTCTCCATGACAACGGCTCCCTGAGAAGAACTCTGCAAACAGCAAAGCCTCAAGTATCTGTATGTCTAGTGTATTCTGGGATGCTGGTGTATGTTGTACAGAAGGTTTTATGTTGGGTTACAGGAGAGAGCCAATCATAGACAGTTTTCATTCATTGCAGATTTTCTGTCTATGGAAGGCTTTTATATGGGCTCTATGCATGCGTGACTTCCTCGTTTCAGGGTCAGAATTTAGGATTAAATTTAGGAGATGCTGCACATTGCGACACACAGCAGTGGTATATAGAAGCACTGTTCTACCGTATTTGAATGTTATAACGAAATGTTAACTTATGAAAGTATAGTTTGAAATATGATAGAACAGCGCTTCTAGATACCACTGCTGTGTGACGCAATGTGcagcatctgctaaattgaactgttttctctttttttccacgTTAACTCTCCCCAACCGGAAACTGCCCAGGGTTCTGACCCTGAAACGAGGAAGTCATGAATGCATAGAGCCCATTGCTGACTGTTTAGTTTTGCTGTCGAGGTGGGGAGTGAGGGTGAAGGTGGTCTGGTTGATAGTTTTTGTGCTCTAGTTATGACATTtatgattataaataaacagTAGTCAGACCCAACAGTGGCTCAGTTTATAGTGGGTTTCATTTGCAATAGCAGTAGTGTACTGTGCTGATGGTTTGAGTGCTCATGTAGGCCACAAAAACATTGATGCACAGAATGCAATAGTCGTGAACATTTCCTTTCGTACTCGGTCGTTGTAATAAGGTTCCAGTAAACTCTGTGTAAAATGTATCTGGGACAGTAAACAATTTGcatatcttaaaaaacataagTACcataagtaatgttttttttagtatGTCACTgctaattatttataatttagacagctctaacatttattGTAGTCAAGGATTAGTCTTAAGACCTATCCAGGAAACTGCCCttaacaccatgtctacaccagAAGCAAGCGGCGCGACATGACATGTCAAATGAATTTTCTAATGGGTTCGTCAagtccagtgtggacaaaatgtaaaataataatcgCTTGTAATGGattctattgtgttttgttaactTGCACTTACAGATATTCGAAAGTATCAAATACTACTATACTACTGTACTCGAATACACCCATATATAAGTAACAAATAACCACATAGCCTCCCTGCTACACAAAATCTGTACAGGAGctttaatttacagtatattttgctttaaaggAAAACCGTTTGTCAAATGTTTATGCATATTATAgttagaaatgtaatttttctgCTATCATATCTTTTCTGTAGAATTTCAGACTTGCATACTCTGATCTTTACATTTAGACACATTACAGATCATTCAGATTTGTTGTATGATATGCATGAATGtattcaattcaaatgtatttttatagggCATTTCACAATTTTACATTATACCAAAGCAGCCTTACAGTAAgtatataaatacagaaaacaggATTTGTAATAGATTAGCCATGATTACAACAACATTAAACCTGAATCACCTTAAAAAATGGACCTGCATGAAATACAATTTCATCCCAAAGGCTTTTGCTAAGCCAAATATATTGTTAAGACAATGCATCACAACAGTGTAAAATGCACTGCGTCTGTAAGATAATTTGGACAGTTATCATGACTGATGACAGCTATACATTTAAGCAGTCGTGACTTTCCAACTTGCATGTAAACAGACCAAAAGGAGGAActgatgcaaaacaaaatttaaatcgTAAGCTTTACATTAttgttataataattatattctaGATGTTATGCAATGTAGTAGATAAAATCAAAGACATGCTCGAAGAAAAAATATCCATGTGATAAATAAAGAAGTGTCTAGAGTACACAACGCTAATGCTTAAAGATTCATTTCATAGTCAATCATAAGCTTGACTAATGAGTTTCAGTTGATTCTTAAGCTGCAACAAACTTCAAAGTGTAATTGATTAATCGTGTCTTAATGAGTCTACCGCAGTTTCGTTGCTTTGTTTACAACCGCTGCGTCACGTGTTGTTAGTTGCGTTGGTTTCGCGTGTTATTGGCAGATATGGTAAATTgtgtcctgctgaattcaaTCGCGTGATTTAAATGGGTATACAAGTACGATCAACCACCGCGTGCAGCCCTCATCGCGTGCGCagaccgaagagagtaaagaccatcgactctacctgtgcgactccaccgagcaaggacaccgacaaggcacttgagtattacTGTTTTGCACTTCGACAATTGCACTTTATCTATTCTCTTctctttatttgtcttgtatTCCTTATTCCCCGTTTTTCACTATGTGCTTTTGTGGATCAAAGATGTTgcacaatgtattttatatatatgcatgttcacattttattgctgtgttttctcttgtgTGAATTGCTGTGTTTGCTTTGTATTGATTGCTGTGTTTTTGTTACAAGCAGTATTCCCAAGCTACGCCTGGATCTCCTATCATTCAATTAACTAATAAGTGATCAACTTTGGGGTTGATCAGCTGTGAATGTTTCCCTATCAAAGTGCAACAACTGTGACTGAGACAGATGGTGGCAGCGCTGTGTGTCCGTAACTGAAATCAACACTGCAAGAGCGAGACGAATCACGTGTGCCTGCATCGGGGAGTGAGTGTTTGTTTCACTTGCGGTGAGACAGCTTATGGCTATGAGAGCGAGTGCAGCAGACCACACCACGAATAAACACAGAGTCGATGAGTCGCGGAGCACTGTTGGAGTAGCAGCGTGTGAGACAGGTCGATAACAGGTGTTGTACCGAAATCCGACTCCCCGGACAAATCATACTCTCCTCGCGTGCACGCGCATTATTCACATTTGATAGGCGGAGTTAAGAGTTCTGTTTGCTGCGATTCTATATTACACTTCTAGCCCCaggaatgaatgtgtaaattagttGTTGTCAAAGTCCGAAAATCTAAGATCACCAAAAGATGTTAAGCAATACTAAGGATTAAAGATGggtcaagtaaataaacacaccacAACATGGTAGATAGATTTAGCTCGCTCGTGGAAGCGATATCTTCAAGACCACCCGGACAATTTTACATGGATTATCacagtaaagggatagttatgttttttatgcagactaatttggatgcctgatgtcatttatctgtgcacaactTTGTTCCAGAAAGAAATATCACGATATCTTTGGATTCGTGGATGACTGTTTGCTGTTGCCATGTTACTAATTCACACCGTCTTACAAATAACTTGTAGGCTGATCCTTTACATGAAGTATAAGACGGTGTTAAAAAtgccaaaattctttcatttatctcttttttaaggattttttcccttctgttacattttgttCGACCAATAAAATCAcgattaaaagacaaaacaaacagttttcaatTGTCTATTTTGATAACATTGAAAATACGTTATTAgttatgaaaatacaaaatatgagttATTTTGTATCAGGGTATTTAACAGACCATTCCTCTATTTCTTTCCAGGTCTAAATATTCTATTCCATGTATGTTTTTCTAacctttgtgtagtgttaaaaagctGGAACAAGAAGCacttaatttctttaatatatctttGGTTGGTGGCCTCATGACTATTAAGCTTTAGTTTTACTAGAACGAGTTTAATGGGGGAGAAAAatttacacaattttaaatttacacctgccaaaaatgtactcccctcttaatctcactttaatattatcacaggcacatcacatataagatactgacacatctttatatagaggttgtgtctttaaaagcatttgactctagcttcaatacagttggtttattatagggggtataatttcaacaacaataaccaatatacccgttaatatgtactcccctcttaatctcactttaatattatcacaggcacgtcacatataagatacttaTTATACTTATGGTTTTGCAATGTGGACGCGGGCGGCCGCGAGCAGACCAAAAGCCATCTTCCGATCGATAAGCTTATGGGTCCATGTGGTGCAGGGGACAAACACGAGAGTCCTTAGCGGGACGTCGAGGACCCGCCCGGTACTTTCTAGCGTTaatagctccggctcccggggtcgcagcggGACGAGTTTCTCTAAGTGTTTTACGACCGGAGATATGGACCGGTGAATGTGGGATTTTCTATCCGAAAAAAGCGCTTCTTCACGGGCGCTAAGTCATCGAGGACCCGCCCGGTACTTTCTACAAAGAAACGTGTCTCCAAAAAATATCTCGGCCCAGGAAGGTCGCAGCGACACGTGCCTGGTATCGTTGGAAAGGTCTCGGCGAGCCCTCCTCTACGCACAAAGCTGTTTCTTTCTGCGACCTTCCTGGCCCGAGATAATCATTCGAACCACGTTTATATTCGGTGCTCTAGCTCCGGGAGATACGATTTTTTACCCCCGGAGCTACTGGGAGCCCTAGCttcggctcccggggtcgcagcgactcgtggcctgcggcgttcgaaaggtctggccgcggcctttccaacgagctgtgtctcgAGCCTTAGACTCCAGGGGttcccccggagctaccgggagctctagctccggctcccggggtcgcagtgactcgaggccggcggcgttcgaaaggtctggccagGGGACCGTCTCTAGTTTTGTAATCCGCAACCCAGAGCCCAAAGTGCACAGCTCTTTCTCCGGCATCAGCCAGAGCGGAATCCTCTTCCCCAACCTCAAGACTGTGCAGCCTGTGCTTCCATTTTACCGCAGCCTGGTGACACCGGCGGAACTGGCTCACACGCCGGGCAACCTGCCATCACTCCCATATCTGTCCTCGTCTGTGAACACCAATGCATGTCACATGGAGACGAGCTCAGAGCCAGCGCCCAAGAAGAAGTCCAGAAAGTCCAGCATGCCGATAAAGATAGAGAAGGATGAACTAGCAGCAGAGGATGTGTCGTCGGAGGGAAGTCCAGCCCTTAGTCCCTGTACAGAAGCAGAAAATTGTCGTGGTGTTAGCATGGGTAGTGAAACACCTGTGGACTGTGAAACTCTTAACCGATCCACACCCCTTAGATCCATCCCCAAAGCACAGAACACAGAACTGGATGCATTTCTCACTCACAAGGACAGTTACATCATCTCGTCATCCTCTTCTCTCGTACATTTGAAAACGACTCACAACTCCACAGAGAAATCTCCAAAATGTGAAGAACCACCATGTAGTTCACAACCAGACCGACCCTGCAGCCAGCCGAGCAATTTCACTGTAAGCCATGCTGAACACTGTATAGACAGCTGTAGTGACCCCGAGACCTTCTGCTCAGATGATAGAGAAGAACAGTCTCACTCATGTGAGATCTGCAACAAGACATTCAAAAACCCTTACAGTGTGAAAATGCACTACAGAAACGTGCACTTGAAAGAGATGCAC is a window encoding:
- the LOC130427120 gene encoding zinc finger protein basonuclin-1-like; amino-acid sequence: AAFERSGQGTVSSFVIRNPEPKVHSSFSGISQSGILFPNLKTVQPVLPFYRSLVTPAELAHTPGNLPSLPYLSSSVNTNACHMETSSEPAPKKKSRKSSMPIKIEKDELAAEDVSSEGSPALSPCTEAENCRGVSMGSETPVDCETLNRSTPLRSIPKAQNTELDAFLTHKDSYIISSSSSLVHLKTTHNSTEKSPKCEEPPCSSQPDRPCSQPSNFTVSHAEHCIDSCSDPETFCSDDREEQSHSCEICNKTFKNPYSVKMHYRNVHLKEMHMFTVDGCNAAFPSRRSRDRHSANLNLHHRLLTKDHSGASSFRRDRLDFLDKETLSQMSVILKGSNRTGLVFPMSKALVREVDSAEGALEDEAVLDLSTRGSAHFSWDSDIGSEEGLPLDDSDESCDGLSAQASESLPCLSHQFHGSSPITCHLCQKVYSNKGTFRAHYKTVHLRLLHKCKVPGCDTTFSSVRSRNRHSQNPNLHRNLATNTSFNQE